A genomic window from Lotus japonicus ecotype B-129 chromosome 1, LjGifu_v1.2 includes:
- the LOC130733853 gene encoding COBRA-like protein 4, whose amino-acid sequence MELDNGKKQQSCTFEKLKLVSFITLCLILISPADAFDPLDPTGNVTIRWDIMSWTSDGYMATVTLFNFQLYRNIMNPGWNLGWTWAKKEVIMAMMGAQATEQGDCSKFKLKIPHSCKRNPQVVDLLPGASFNMQYTNCCKGGVLTSWGQDPSGTVSAFQMAVGLSGTSNKTVKLPKNFKLLGPGPGYSCGPAKMVPSTVIPTDDHRRKAQALMSWNVTCTYSQFLAYKNPSCCVSLSSFYNDKVTACPTCACGCQNNDTCVTSDSKILQENTTKTHKTDITPKPLLRCTHHLCHVRVHWHIKENYKDYWRVKIAIINFDYRMNYTQWSLVVQHPNLNNVTQVYSFEYLPLLPYQAINDTGMFYGLKYYNDLLMEAGPKGNVQSEVLMKKDKNTFTLKQGWAFPRRVYFNGDECMLPPPDSYPFLPNSAHRLPSTVLMAAYVIFTSFFHFVVSLL is encoded by the exons catttgagaagctgaagttggtTTCCTTCATTACTCTATGTCTCATTCTAATCTCTCCTGCTG ACGCTTTTGATCCTTTGGATCCAACTGGGAACGTGACAATAAGATGGGAcatcatgtcctggacatcagATGGTTATATG GCCACTGTGACATTGTTTAACTTCCAACTGTACCGGAACATTATGAACCCTGGGTGGAATCTAGGATGGACATGGGCAAAGAAAGAAGTCATCATGGCCATGATGGGAGCTCAGGCTACAGAACAAGGAGACTGTTCCAAGTTCAAGTTGAAGATTCCTCACAGCTGCAAGAGGAACCCCCAAGTGGTTGACTTGCTACCAGGAGCATCTTTCAACATGCAGTACACCAACTGCTGCAAAGGGGGTGTGCTAACATCCTGGGGTCAGGACCCTTCAGGTACTGTCTCAGCATTTCAGATGGCTGTGGGGCTCTCTGGAACCTCTAACAAGACAGTGAAACTCCCCAAGAACTTCAAATTGCTTGGACCAGGACCAGGTTACTCATGTGGCCCTGCAAAGATGGTTCCATCCACTGTAATCCCCACAGATGATCACAGGAGAAAAGCTCAAGCTTTGA TGTCCTGGAATGTGACATGTACCTATTCACAGTTTCTTGCCTACAAGAATCCAAGCTGCTGTGTTTCTTTGTCATCTTTCTACAATGATAAAGTGACAGCTTGCCCAACTTGTGCTTGTGGTTGCCAGAATAATGATACTTGTGTGAC GAGTGATTCAAAGATCCTGCAAGAAAATACAACTAAGACACATAAGACAGATATCACACCAAAACCATTGCTAAGATGCACACACCACCTGTGTCATGTTCGGGTGCACTGGCACATTAAAGAAAACTACAAGGACTATTGGAGGGTCAAGATTGCCATCATCAATTTCGACTATCGAATGAACTACACTCAATGGTCTCTTGTTGTACAACATCCCAATCTCAATAATGTCACCCAAGTCTATAGCTTTGAGTACTTGCCACTTCTTCCATATCAGGCCATAA ATGATACAGGCATGTTCTATGGTTTGAAATATTACAATGATCTATTGATGGAAGCTGGGCCTAAGGGGAATGTTCAGTCTGAGGTGCTtatgaagaaggacaagaacaCATTTACACTTAAGCAGGGATGGGCATTTCCTAGGAGGGTCTACTTTAATGGTGATGAATGCATGCTGCCACCTCCTGATTCATACCCTTTCTTGCCAAACTCTGCTCATAGATTACCAAGTACTGTTTTGATGGCAGCCTATGTCATTTTCACatcattttttcattttgttgtgAGTCTTCTGTGA
- the LOC130733931 gene encoding protein COBRA-like yields MESMRLSTIGSRGGLPFLLLLVLSCSTFTSTEAYDALDPTGNITIKWDVISWTPDGYVATVTMYNFQQYRHIQAPGWSLGWTWAKKEVIWNMMGGQTTEQGDCSKFKAGIPHCCKKDPTVVDLLPGTPYNQQVANCCKGGVLNSWAQDPGNAVSSFQISVGSAGTTNKTVKLPKNFTLKAPGPGYTCGPAKNVRPTKYITSDKRRITQALMTWNVTCTYSQFLAQKTPSCCVSLSSFYNDSIVNCPTCTCGCKNKTDPGSCVNPDSPHLSSVVSSSSSKDINTPLVQCTSHMCPIRVHWHVKLNYKEYWRVKITITNFNYRMNYSQWNLVVQHPNFDNLTEIFSFQYKSLTPYEGLNDTGMLWGTKFYNDFLSSASEKNLGNVQSEILFRKDKSTFTFDKGWAFPRRIYFNGDNCVMPPPDAYPWQPNASSKLAFSLLCTVMATLAYLVILLN; encoded by the exons ATGGAGTCTATGAGGTTATCTACAATTGGATCTCGTGGTGGCTTGCCATTCTTGCTCCTGTTGGTGCTTTCTTGCTCCACATTCACTTCTACAG AAGCCTATGATGCACTTGATCCAACTGGCAATATAACAATTAAATGGGATGTCATTAGCTGGACTCCAGATGGCTATGTT GCTACTGTTACAATGTACAACTTTCAACAGTATCGTCATATTCAGGCCCCTGGATGGTCATTAGGGTGGACATGGGCTAAAAAGGAAGTAATTTGGAACATGATGGGAGGCCAAACTACAGAGCAAGGAGATTGTTCGAAGTTCAAAGCCGGCATACCACATTGTTGTAAAAAGGATCCAACAGTAGTGGATTTATTGCCAGGAACTCCTTACAACCAGCAGGTTGCAAATTGTTGCAAAGGTGGAGTCTTAAATTCTTGGGCTCAGGATCCAGGCAATGCAGTGAGTTCTTTTCAGATTAGTGTTGGCTCTGCCGGAACAACTAACAAAACGGTCAAATTGCCCAAAAATTTCACCCTCAAAGCACCAGGACCTGGCTATACTTGTGGCCCTGCAAAAAATGTGAGACCGACTAAATATATTACCAGCGACAAGAGGAGAATCACCCAAGCCTTGA TGACCTGGAATGTTACATGCACATATTCTCAATTCCTGGCTCAAAAGACACCAAGTTGTTGTGTTTCCCTCTCATCCTTCTATAATGACTCTATTGTAAACTGCCCAACCTGCACGTGTGGCTGCAAAAACAAAACAGATCCTGGAAGCTGTGTTAA TCCAGACTCCCCACATTTGTCTTCTGttgtatcatcatcatcaagcaAAGATATAAATACACCTCTAGTCCAGTGTACCAGTCACATGTGTCCTATTCGAGTGCATTGGCACGTGAAGCTTAATTATAAAGAGTACTGGAGGGTCAAGATCACTATTACAAATTTCAACTACAGAATGAACTACTCACAATGGAACCTTGTTGTGCAGCACCCCAATTTTGATAATCTTACCGAGATTTTCAGCTTTCAATACAAGTCACTAACACCCTATGAGGGCTTAA ATGATACCGGTATGCTGTGGGGAACGAAGTTCTACAATGATTTTCTTTCTTCAGCTTCTGAAAAAAATCTTGGTAATGTGCAGTCAGAAATCTTATTTAGGAAGGACAAATCAACCTTCACTTTTGATAAGGGATGGGCCTTCCCAAGAAGGATTTATTTCAACGGCGATAACTGTGTTATGCCTCCACCAGATGCCTATCCTTGGCAACCAAATGCAAGTTCGAAACTAGCTTTCTCTCTACTATGTACAGTCATGGCCACTTTGGCATATTTGGTAATCTTATTAAACTAA